From a single Capsicum annuum cultivar UCD-10X-F1 chromosome 12, UCD10Xv1.1, whole genome shotgun sequence genomic region:
- the LOC124889756 gene encoding uncharacterized protein LOC124889756 — protein sequence MGDYNLEFERISDYRDELLRSNSGSTCVVKLHDETFEDGRKMFQGFYICFDAMKKSFLAGCRKCIGLDGCFLKGVTKGQLLVVVCKDSNNQMLPLAWAVVEIGNNTTWSWFIRIVKQDLQLGDGTDLTVITDMQKGLEIAVTEYLPNVEHRMCARHVLANWSKDAICRGIKKKKYFWRYARFTFEAELRENISSMKMLGGEEILDKLMYFNPERWIKVYFSFGIKCDVVDNNMAECFNAWILGARHKTIITILEEIRVKMMKRVGHMRDFYETWISDISPMAMKVLNDNTIKSMKCNIE from the exons atgggtgactacaATTTGGAATTTGAGAGAATTTCAGATTATAGAGATGAGTTGTTAAGATCAAATTCAGGTAGTACATGTGTAGTGAAGCTTCATGATGAAACATTTGAAGATGGTAGAAAAATGTTTCAAGGTTTCtacatatgttttgatgcaaTGAAGAAGTCCTTCCTAGCTGGTTGTAGGAAGTGCATTGGTTTGGATGGATGTTTTTTAAAAGGAGTGACAAAAGGGCAGTTATTAGTTGTTGTGTGTAAAGATAGTAACAATCAAATGTTGCCACTGGCATGGGCAGTGGTTGAGATTGGAAACAATACCACTTGGAGTTGGTTCATCAGGATTGTAAAACAAGATCTTCAGCTGGGAGATGGGACAGATTTGACAGTGATAACAGACATGCAAAAG GGATTAGAAATTGCTGTAACTGAATATTTACCAAATGTTGAACATAGAATGTGTGCAAGGCATGTCCTTGCAAACTGGTCAAAAGATGCTATATGTAGAGgtattaagaagaaaaaatatttttggaggtATGCAAGATTTACCTTTGAGGCTGAGCTTAGGGAAAACATTAGCTCTATGAAGATGTTAGGGGGAGAAGAAATACTAGATAAGTTGATGTATTTTAATCCAGAGAGATGGATCAAGGTTTACTTTAGCTTTGGAATAAAGTGTGATGTTGTAGACAACAACATGGCAGAATGTTTTAATGCATGGATTTTAGGAGCTAGGcataagactataattacaatattaGAGGAGATAAgggtaaaaatgatgaaaagagtGGGACATATGAGGGATTTTTATGAAACTTGGATCAGTGACATTTCTCCAATGGCTATGAAAGTGCTAAATGATAATACAATAAAGTCGATGAAGTGCAACATAGAATGA
- the LOC124889757 gene encoding uncharacterized protein LOC124889757: MLKGIPCPHTVAALHHKKMELINYISHWYNRETYMNTYSFFIQPVLNMKMWPQSQNISVMPPPVKMLPGRPGKNRKKEEGETKKKTVKLSKRGIDISCGTCHSKGHNKRRCPTGAPAAGTNANRGPSPSAGADPSTAPTVGKGRGSTGRVRGRPPKNSTEKCADRPRMVGMGLLHTQSGCTIFNPGMPSERFKTAKFSAFVTGNLGYTQKTAVKWKGKKVMTSRQLQEMRGRKQMQNCVIIPLCTSGIMANSFPSVVYIVDNNP, encoded by the exons ATGTTGAAGGGCATACCGTGTCCTCATACAGTGGCTGCTCTTCACCACAAAAAAATGGAACTAATAAACTACATCTCTCACTGGTACAATAGAGAAACTTACATGAACACATATAGTTTCTTCATTCAACCAGTTTTGAATATGAAGATGTGGCCACAATCACAGAATATCTCGGTTATGCCACCTCCAGTTAAGATGCTACCAGGTAGGCCTGGAAAGAATAGGAAGAAAGAAGAAGGTGAAACCAAAAAGAAAACTGTAAAGTTGTCCAAGAGGGGGATTGATATTTCATGTGGCACATGCCATAGCAAGGGTCACAACAAAAGAAGATGTCCAACAGGTGCACCTGCTGCTGGCACTAATGCAAATCGTGGCCCAAGTCCATCTGCTGGTGCAGACCCAAGTACAGCCCCTACTGTTGGAAAAGGGAGAGGTTCAACTGGAAGAGTAAGGGGTAGACCACCAAAGAATTCTACAGAAaag tgtGCTGACAGACCAAGAATGGTTGGAATGGGATTACTTCACACACAAAGTGGATGCACAATTTTTAAT CCGGGAATGCCTAGTGAAAGATTCAAAACTGCCAAGTTTTCAGCATTTGTGACTGGAAATCTCGGATATACACAAAAAACTGCTgtaaaatggaaaggaaaaaaagttaTGACCTCCAGGCAACTACAAGAAATGAGaggcagaaaacaaatgcaaaaTTGTGTCATAATTCCTTTATGCACTTCAGGAATCATGGCTAATTCTTTCCCATCTGTTGTATATATTGTTGATAATAATCCATAA